ATTGGCTAACCTTGGAGAAGCCGACGTTCCATATTCTGAGGAAAAGGACTTTGCTTTCTATCGTCAGCAGGCAGAGGTATATGTGCCAGTGAAGCCCGGACAATTCATTATGTTCTTTCCGGAAGATGCGCACGCACCACTCATCGGCAAAGGCAGACAAAGAAAACTGATTGTAAAGGTATTGGTATGAGTGGCAAGGGGACAAGGGAACGAGGGGGACGAGTTTACAAGTAGATTTGCCGATTCATCATATCCTCAAGACTTAACTCTGGATTATCGTCTTGAATAAAAGGTAATTAACTTCGGATCCTTATTTTTGTATTAACTTGCCCACTTGTAAACTTGTTCTCCTTCTTCCCTTGTAAACTTATCTACTCGTAAACTTGTTCCCTTGTAAACTCGTAAACTTATAAACTTATCCTAAAGTTCGGGAATAAACCCGAACTTTGGATTATTTCACAATCGGATGTGCCTTCAGGAGCTTTTCATAGTCGGCATATCCCTTCAGGTTTTCCATCCAAGGATGATTGTGGAGAAGCGGCCAACTGTTGAAATTTTTGTCGATGGCGATTTCCAACTTGCGGACAGCCATAGCCTTGTCGTCCATCAGCGCATAGAGGCACGCCACGTCGAAACAATTCATAGCCCCATCGTTCTCTGACACACTTCTCTCGGCAGATACCACAGCCGTTTTGTCGATGCCGAGGAAATGCTGCGAAATGAAGGTAGCCTTGTATGGCGTACCTACGCTGTCGGCTTCAACCGCCTTTCTGAAATCGCCCTTAGCCTCAACAATCTTTCCGTCCTTTAGAGTCAGCCATCCACGGAAAAGATACAGGTTTGGATCTAAGGTTTCTCCGGTTTCTGCACTGTTTCCAATAGCTGCATTGAAATCGTCCATAGCTTCCTTGTACTTTCCCTGCAAAACATAGGCGTATCCACGACCAAGCCGAGTGGTTTCGTCATCGTAAGCACGTTTCAGCAAAGTGGTGTAATCTCTGACAGCGAGGTCGTAGTCGCCCTTGTCCAGATAGATATTTGCCCGCTGACTTAGATAATAATCAACAGGCATTTCAGAAGCATCCGCAGAATCCTTTGCCAATTCCATAGCCTTGTTCATCCAACGGACAGCATCATCATATCTATTCAGACTGAAATGCTGCGCACTTATCAGTGCAGCATTCCTAGCAGACGGTTTCTGTTCATAGATTTTCTCGTAGGCTTTCAATGCTGCGGCATAGTTCTCCTGATATGTGTAGACCTCTGCCAAGAGCTTCGGCCATCTCGGGTTAGAAGGTTCCGCGACCTCGCGTGCCTTGATTTTCTGCTCCACCAAATCCTTCGTGCTGATGGTATCGGCCATCTTGTAAAGATATGAATTCATCAATTCTCCCTCTTCAATTTCAAGGTCAAGGATGGCGTCGATGGCCTTGCCGTAATCCTCCATAGCATAATATGCTTGTACATTGCCGTATTTCGCTTCAGCGTTCAACGAGTCAGACTCCGTTGCACGCCTGTACCATCCCAGTGCTTCCGGATAATTTTCCTCCGCAAGATAAAGGTGTCCCATACTTACCATCGCTCCGGCATTATAGGCATCCAAATTGAGAACGCGCTCATAGTCTTTCCTTGCCAGACCGTATTTGTCCTGCTCCGCATAATACTCTGCACGCTTGGCCAGAAGTTTGATGCTCTTTGGCAGACGCTTCAATGCCTCTTCGTAGATAGCGGGAATCTTTTCGGCGTCTATATCCTCATAGAGCTTTATTTTCGTCTGATAGCATCCCAACAATCCATCCGTATCCGTGGCGGGCATAAACCTGATGGCATTGTCGAGAGCAGAGAGCGAACTGCCTTCTTCCCCATTATTAATTGCATTGCAAAGGGCGTTGAGCAGCCACGCATACGCATTTTTCGGATGCACCTTCAGCTCGCGCACGGCATAGGCCTGTGCCGTCTTGTAATCATCATACTGGAAGGATTCCAGAGCCTTTGTATAAAAGTATGTGTCCTTCTGGGCAAAACTAATCAACGGAAGCATAGCTAACAGAACCGTTGCAAGAATGAATCTGATACTTTTCATAATAGATAAAATTAATGTTTTCGTAAATACGGAATATAAGCCAATGAGTTCTTTATGTACATCTCTCCTCTTCAGTCTAAATTTGTAAAGAAAAAAGTACAATGTAAAATTAGATATTATATTTGAATTATGCAAATAAAATGTGCTTTATTATCGGGAAATCTACCAGAATTTTCAAGTGTGTAGAGTCAACCAGCAAGTGCAAAATTACAACACATATTTGAAGAACTCGCACTTTGGTGTGGAAAAGTTTAATTTTTCCCTTGGTCTTTCATTCAATTTCTTCTGTATGGCCATAATCCTCTTGTCCGTATAGTTCTCAAAGGAATCCTTTTTAGGGATATATTGCCTGATTAACTTGTTTGTATTCTCAATGGCTCCCTTTTGCCATGAACAATATGGATCTGCAAAGTACACAGGCACGCCCAACCATTTCGTGATATCCTTATGTGCGGCAAACTCAGGTCCGTTGTCAGTGGTAATGGTCTTCAGTCTGTCCTTGTATGGCAGCAGCAGTCTCCTGACTGCTTTTGCCAGAGGCTTCGACTGCTTCCCAAATGGCAGTTTCCGCATAAGCAACATATTGGTGGGTTTCTCCACCAGTGTGAGTATGGCGCGCTGGGCAGGGTCGACGATCAGGTCCATCTCAAAGTCTCCAAATCTCTTCCCGTCCACTTCCTTGTTTCTCTCATGGATGCGCACCCTGTCCTTGACAGGAAGATGCCCCCCTTTGGGTGATGCCTGTATTTCATCTTGTGTCTTGTGTGCCCGGCAAGTTTCCCTGTCGGGTCATCGTGGATGATGTTGTAGATGGACTGATGGGACACCCTTATCCCATCATTCACACGCAGATACCCCGATATTTGTCTTGGAGACCATTGGTCATTAACGATATATTCCTTGATTCTCCAGACCAATTCGTCGGAGAGCTTGGAGTTCGTCCCCGTTCTCTCTCTGCGCTGCATGGCCATGTCGTGCGCCTTCGTCCAGATATACTTTCCCGAGGGCGTGCTGTTGCGTTTGATTTCACGTGAGAGTGTTGCCTGACTGATGCCGACGATGGCGGCAATTTCTTTTCTTGCGATTTTCTTTTGAAGTAAGGCGAAAATTTGCGACCTTTGCTCCGAGATTAATTGATGATACATTTACAATACAAAGTTAGTTAATCCTGGGGAGACTTCGGTCTCCCTTTTTTAATTTGTATTGCCGGTTGTTGCTTTTTCCTCGCCGAGAGATG
The Prevotella sp. HUN102 genome window above contains:
- a CDS encoding tetratricopeptide repeat protein; this translates as MKSIRFILATVLLAMLPLISFAQKDTYFYTKALESFQYDDYKTAQAYAVRELKVHPKNAYAWLLNALCNAINNGEEGSSLSALDNAIRFMPATDTDGLLGCYQTKIKLYEDIDAEKIPAIYEEALKRLPKSIKLLAKRAEYYAEQDKYGLARKDYERVLNLDAYNAGAMVSMGHLYLAEENYPEALGWYRRATESDSLNAEAKYGNVQAYYAMEDYGKAIDAILDLEIEEGELMNSYLYKMADTISTKDLVEQKIKAREVAEPSNPRWPKLLAEVYTYQENYAAALKAYEKIYEQKPSARNAALISAQHFSLNRYDDAVRWMNKAMELAKDSADASEMPVDYYLSQRANIYLDKGDYDLAVRDYTTLLKRAYDDETTRLGRGYAYVLQGKYKEAMDDFNAAIGNSAETGETLDPNLYLFRGWLTLKDGKIVEAKGDFRKAVEADSVGTPYKATFISQHFLGIDKTAVVSAERSVSENDGAMNCFDVACLYALMDDKAMAVRKLEIAIDKNFNSWPLLHNHPWMENLKGYADYEKLLKAHPIVK